Proteins found in one Verrucomicrobiia bacterium genomic segment:
- the deoC gene encoding deoxyribose-phosphate aldolase codes for MAQLIDHSGLRPDTTRADIEQLCRESRQYQFYSLCVNPTWVSLVRELFAGSNIKVCCVVGFPLGAQPPETKAMEARAAIRQGAKEIDMVINIGALKGGDDELVLRDIRGVVEACRDGSAKSKVILETSFLTNEEKTRACELSVKARADFVKTSTGFSSGGATVEDVSLMSRIVRDKGLGVKAAGGVRSLADVLKLIAAGATRIGTSNSVKIMKEASGETVTEEGTGY; via the coding sequence ATTGCGCAACTCATCGATCATAGTGGGTTGCGTCCCGACACCACGCGCGCTGACATTGAACAACTGTGCCGCGAGTCGCGGCAGTACCAGTTCTACTCCCTGTGCGTCAACCCGACGTGGGTGTCGCTGGTGCGCGAGCTTTTCGCCGGCTCAAACATCAAGGTTTGCTGCGTCGTGGGATTCCCGCTCGGCGCGCAGCCGCCGGAGACCAAAGCGATGGAAGCCCGGGCTGCCATCCGCCAGGGCGCCAAGGAAATCGACATGGTCATCAATATCGGCGCGCTCAAGGGTGGCGACGACGAGTTGGTGCTTCGCGACATTCGCGGCGTGGTTGAAGCCTGCCGCGACGGCAGCGCGAAAAGCAAAGTGATACTGGAGACGTCGTTTCTCACCAATGAAGAGAAAACGCGCGCGTGCGAACTTTCCGTTAAGGCCCGTGCCGATTTCGTCAAGACCTCCACCGGTTTCAGTTCGGGCGGCGCGACGGTCGAAGACGTGTCGTTGATGAGCCGCATCGTCCGCGACAAGGGTCTCGGCGTGAAGGCCGCCGGCGGAGTGCGTTCACTCGCCGACGTGCTCAAGCTGATTGCCGCCGGCGCGACACGCATCGGCACATCAAACAGCGTGAAGATTATGAAGGAAGCTTCCGGTGAAACCGTTACCGAAGAAGGCACGGGCTATTGA